In Brassica rapa cultivar Chiifu-401-42 chromosome A06, CAAS_Brap_v3.01, whole genome shotgun sequence, a single window of DNA contains:
- the LOC103873893 gene encoding 50S ribosomal protein L15, which translates to MIRRRISSIISTSLFNSSIHHSANPRFIISSPALQCRRSPILTQVPSFPGGVSSFQGIRAYSLLSLNDLRDNVPRKLKTRKGRGIGSGKGKTAGRGHKGQKARGTMKFGFEGGQTPLRRRLPKRGFKNKFKLHFQPVGLGKIAKLINAGQIDSHELITMKTLKDVGAIGKQIEDGVRLMGRGADEIKWPLHLEVSRVTVRAKEVVEAAGGSVRRVYYNKLGLRALLKPEWFEKKGRLLPKAARPPPKQQDRVDSIGRLPAPKKPIPFYAAEESKVESPVES; encoded by the exons ATGATTAGAAGAAGAATCTCTTCGATCATTTCAACATCTCTCTTCAATTCCTCGATTCATCACTCCGCCAACCCCAGATTCATCATCTCTTCGCCGGCTCTTCAATGCCGTCGATCTCCGATCCTTACTCAAGTTCCTAGCTTTCCGGGCGGAGTTTCGTCGTTTCAGGGGATTCGAGCTTACAGTTTGTTGAGCTTGAACGATCTGAGAGACAATGTGCCGAGAAAGCTCAAGACGAGGAAAGGAAGAGGTATTGGGTCTGGCAAAGGTAAAACCGCGGGGAGAGGTCACAAGGGGCAGAAGGCGAGAGGGACGATGAAGTTTGGTTTCGAAGGTGGGCAGACTCCGTTACGACGTCGTTTACCTAAACGTGGCTTCAAGAACAAGTTTAAGCTTCACTTTCAG CCAGTTGGTTTGGGGAAGATCGCTAAACTTATTAACGCTGGGCAGATAGATTCCCATGAGTTGATCACGATGAAAACGCTCAAG GATGTGGGAGCCATAGGGAAGCAAATAGAAGACGGAGTAAGACTAATGGGTCGTGGTGCTGATGAGATTAAATGGCCACTTCATTTAGAG GTTTCGAGAGTGACAGTTAGGGCTAAGGAGGTGGTGGAGGCAGCAGGAGGATCAGTGAGAAGAGTGTATTACAACAAATTGGGGTTGAGGGCATTGCTTAAACCGGAATGGTTTGAGAAGAAAGGAAGGTTATTGCCAAAAGCAGCGAGACCACCTCCTAAACAACAAGATCGGGTCGATAGCATCGGACGTCTTCCTGCTCCGAAGAAACCCATCCCTTTCTATGCAGCTGAGGAAAGCAAAGTTGAGTCTCCTGTTGAATCATGA